The following proteins are encoded in a genomic region of Fusarium oxysporum f. sp. lycopersici 4287 chromosome 1, whole genome shotgun sequence:
- a CDS encoding NADPH oxidase encodes MGSHIGFLELIKKQFTASKLFFHFLFWGFHWGIFAYGWWKQAADARLAGLNTLKFSVWISRGAGLVLSVDCMLILLPVCRTIMRWVRPKIRFIPLDENLWMHRQLAYSILLFTCLHTGAHYVNFYNVELTQIRPVLALQIHYAQPGGITGHVMLLCMLLMYTSAHARIRQQSFETFWYTHHLFIPFFLGLYTHTVGCFVRDTPEAISPFAGDQFWEHCIGYLGWRWELWTGGFYLLERLWREVRARRETKITRVVRHPYDVVEIQFNKPSFKYKAGQWLFLQVPGLSKYQWHPFTITSCPFDPYVSVHVRQVGDFTRELGDALGAGAAQAKLYDDVDPMGMYEVALQNGDQMPALRIDGPYGAPAEDVFENEIAVLIGTGIGVTPWASILKNIWHLRNSPNPPRRLRRVEFIWVCKDTGSFEWFQTLLSSLEEQSNEAARMPGSSGVEFLKIHTYLTQKLDIDTAQNIVLNSVGAQMDPLTELQSRTNFGRPDFPRLFTTMRNGILDRTYLNGLESHIRTTVGVYFCGPSSAARDIKTACKAATVPDVDFRFWKEHF; translated from the exons ATGGGTTCGCATATCGGATTCCTCGAATTAATAAAGAAGCAGTTTACCGCTAGTAAACTCTTCTTCCACTTTCTTTTCTGGGGGTTTCACTGGGGTATTTTTGCCTATGGTTG GTGGAAGCAAGCCGCAGATGCCAGACTGGCAGGTCTCAACACACTCAAATTCTCAGTATGGATCTCACGAGGTGCTGGTCTAGTTCTCAGCGTCGACTGCATGCTTATCCTGCTCCCCGTATGCCGAACCATCATGCGTTGGGTTCGACCCAAGATTCGATTCATTCCACTCGACGAGAATCTCTGGATGCATCGCCAACTCGCCTActccatcctcctcttcacttGCCTTCACACAGGCGCTCACTACGTCAACTTCTATAACGTCGAGTTGACTCAGATCCGACCTGTCTTGGCTCTTCAGATTCATTATGCTCAGCCTGGTGGAATCACTGGTCATGTCATGCTTCTCTGCATGCTGCTGATGTATACGAGTGCTCACGCTCGCATCCGTCAGCAGTCGTTCGAGACGTTCTGGTACACTCACCATCTCTTCATTCCGTTCTTCCTCGGTCTTTACACCCACACCGTTGGATGTTTTGTGCGTGACACACCTGAGGCTATCTCACCATTCGCGGGTGACCAGTTCTGGGAGCACTGCATTGGTTATCTTGGATGGCGATGGGAGCTCTGGACTGGTGGTTTCTACCTTCTCGAGCGTCTCTGGCGTGAAGTTCGTGCTCGACGTGAGACCAAGATCACCCGAGTTGTCCGCCATCCTTATGACGTGGTTGAGATCCAGTTCAACAAGCCTTCTTTCAAGTACAAGGCTGGTCAGTGGCTGTTCCTCCAGGTGCCTGGGCTTTCCAAGTACCAGTGGCACCCTTTTACCATCACTTCGTGCCCCTTTGACCCTTATGTGTCTGTCCACGTTCGCCAGGTTGGTGACTTCACCCGAGAGTTGGGTGATGCTCtcggtgctggtgctgccCAGGCCAAGCTCTACGACGATGTTGACCCCATGGGTATGTACGAAGTTGCCCTTCAGAACGGTGATCAGATGCCGGCTCTCCGAATCGACGGCCCTTACGGTGCCCCGGCCGAAGATGTATTCGAGAACGAAATCGCTGTGCTTATCGGTACCGGTATTGGTGTGACTCCTTGGGCCTCTATCCTCAAGAACATCTGGCATCTCCGCAACTCACCCAACCCTCCCCGCCGACTTCGCCGTGTCGAGTTTATCTGGGTGTGCAAGGATACTGGTTCATTTGAGTGGTTCCAGACTCTCCTGTCCTCTCTAGAAGAGCAATCCAACGAAGCGGCACGCATGCCTGGAAGCTCGGGCGTCGAGTTCCTCAAGATTCACACCTATCTCACACAGAAGCTGGATATTGACACTGCTCAAAACATCGTACTCAACAGTGTCGGTGCTCAGATGGATCCTCTCACAGAACTACAATCACGAACAAACTTTGGTCGCCCTGATTTCCCTCGTCTGTTTACTACCATGCGAAACGGTATCTTGGACCGAACATACCTGAACGGCCTAGAGTCCCATATCAGGACGACAGTTGGTGTTTACTTCTGTGGTCCTTCATCAGCCG CTCGTGATATCAAGACGGCTTGTAAAGCGGCCACAGTTCCTGATGTGGATTTCCGATTCTGGAAGGAACACTTCTAA
- a CDS encoding urease, which yields MHLVPKEIDKLVISQLGLLAQRRLARGVKLNHSEAVALIANNLHELIRDGNHTVSDLMALGATMLGRRHVLPSVCTTLHEIQVEGTFPSGTYLVTVHNPISSDDGDLRRALYGSFLPVPDNSIFPMAATEDYQLDKQPGAVVPVKTKKITLNEGRKRIRLQVTSTGDRPIQVGSHYHFIETNPQLEFDRIRAYGYRLDIPAGTSVRFEPGDTKTVTLVEIGGNRVIRGGNNLASGVVDLSRADEILARLQEAGYAHKPDPAGDMAHIDVFQMDHASYATMFGPTTGDLVRLGSTDLWIKVERDETVYGDECKFGGGKTLREGMGQATGRHDADTLDLVVTNALIVDWTGIYKADIGVKEGMIVGIGKAGNPDVMDGVTEGMVVGSCTDVVAGEGKIVTAGAIDTHIHFICPQQVPEALASGVTTMLGGGTGPSAGTNATTCTPGAHYMRQMLQACDQLPINIGITGKGNDSSPEGLRDQVNAGACGLKLHEDWGCTPAAIDACLSVCDEFDIQCLIHTDTLNESGFVESTIAAFKNRTIHTYHTEGAGGGHAPDIISVVEHQNVLPSSTNPTRPFTRNTLDEHLDMLMVCHHLSKNIPEDVAFAESRIRAETIAAEDVLHDKGAISMMSSDSQAMGRCGEVVLRTWNTAHKNKVQRGWLPEDEGTGADNARVKRYVSKYTINPAIAQGFGHVIGSIEVGKFADLVLWDPAWFGTKPSHVLKGGHIAYAQMGDPNASIPTVQPIIARPMFSPHCASTSILFVSSASIETGAIASYGLRSRVEAVKGCRNIGKSDMRHNDLKPKMRVDPESYTVEADGEVCVAAPAETLPLTQQFYVY from the exons ATGCATCTGGTACCTAAAGAG ATCGACAAGCTAGTCATCTCGCAGCTGGGATTGCTTGCTCAGAGACGGTTGGCGAGAGGAGTCAAGCTGAACCATTCTGAGGCTGTG GCCCTCATCGCCAATAACCTCCATGAACTCATTCGAGATGGCAATCATACTGTCTCTGACCTTATGGCACTGGGCGCCACGATGCTAGGTCGTCGCCACGTCTTGCCCTCAGTCTGCACGACTCTTCACGAGATTCAAGTCGAAGGTACCTTTCCATCAGGAACATACCTCGTCACAGTCCATAATCCCATCAGCTCAGATGATGGAGATTTGAGGAGAGCTCTATATGGAAGTTTTCTCCCTGTGCCAGACAACAGTATCTTTCCTATGGCTGCGACTGAAGACTATCAACTCGATAAGCAGCCTggtgctgttgttcctgtcaagaccaagaagattACCCTCaatgaaggaagaaagagaattCGTCTTCAGGTAACGAGTACAGGTGATCGACCTATTCAGGTTGGATCTCATTATCATTTCATCGAGACCAACCCGCAGCTTGAATTCGACCGTATTCGTGCTTATGGCTATCGACTCGACATTCCCGCTGGAACATCAGTACGATTCGAGCCCGGAGATACCAAGACTGTTACCCTCGTTGAGATTGGTGGCAACCGTGTTATCCGCGGTGGTAACAACCTTGCATCAGGAGTTGTTGACCTCTCGCGCGCCGACGAAATCCTCGCTCGATTGCAAGAAGCTGGATACGCTCACAAGCCAGACCCTGCCGGCGACATGGCTCACATCGATGTTTTTCAGATGGACCATGCGTCTTATGCGACTATGTTTGGCCCTACAACTGGAGACCTCGTTCGACTCGGCAGCACAGATCTCTGGATTAAGGTCGAGCGCGACGAAACTGTCTACGGTGATGAATGTAAATTCGGTGGTGGTAAAACACTGCGTGAGGGAATGGGTCAAGCGACTGGACGACACGATGCCGACACCCTCGATCTCGTGGTGACTAATGCTCTCATCGTGGACTGGACGGGTATCTATAAGGCAGATATCGGAGTCAAAGAGGGCATGATCGTTGGTATCGGCAAAGCAGGTAACCCAGACGTTATGGATGGCGTAACAGAGGGCATGGTCGTCGGAAGCTGCACAGATGTCGTAGCAGGCGAAGGAAAGATTGTGACCGCGGGCGCTATCGACACGCATATTCACTTTATCTGTCCTCAGCAAGTACCCGAAGCTCTTGCATCTGGTGTGACCACTATGCTTGGCGGTGGTACAGGTCCAAG TGCTGGAACGAACGCAACTACTTGTACGCCTGGTGCTCATTACATGCGTCAGATGTTGCAGGCGTGTGATCAGCTTCCTATCAATATTGGTATTACTGGTAAAGGTAATGATAGTTCTCCTGAGGGTCTGCGCGATCAGGTCAATGCTGGTGCTTGTGGTCtcaagcttcatgaggaCTGGGGCTGCACTCCTGCTGCTATTGACGCTTGTCTCAGTGTTTGTGATGAATTCGATATTCAATGTCTTATTCACACTGACACACTCAATGAGTCTGGCTTTGTCGAATCTACAATCGCTGCTTTCAAGAACCGCACAATTCATACTTATCACACAGAGGGTGCAGGAGGTGGCCATGCTCCCGATATCATCTCCGTGGTAGAGCATCAAAATGTTCTGCCATCATCGACCAACCCTACAAGACCATTCACACGCAACACCCTCGATGAGCATCTCGATATGCTTATGGTCTGTCATCACTTGTCCAAGAACATCCCAGAGGATGTAGCCTTCGCGGAGAGCCGTATCCGTGCTGAAACCATTGCTGCTGAGGATGTATTACATGACAAAGGCGCTATTAGCATGATGAGCTCTGACTCGCAGGCTATGGGCCGTTGCGGAGAGGTCGTTTTAAGAACATGGAATACTGCGCATAAGAATAAGGTGCAGAGGGGTTGGCTGCCGGAGGATGAGGGCACAGGGGCTGATAATGCGCGTGTAAAACGCTATGTCAGCAAGTATACTATCAACCCGGCTATTGCTCAGGGCTTTGGACATGTCATTGGAAGTATTGAGGTTGGCAAGTTTGctgatcttgttctttggGATCCTGCGTGGTTTGGCACCAAGCCCAGCCATGTCCTCAAGGGTGGGCATATCGCATATGCTCAGATG GGTGATCCCAACGCTTCCATCCCAACAGTTCAGCCCATCATTGCTCGTCCGATGTTCTCGCCACACTGCGCCTCTACGAGTATTCTCTTCGTCTCCTCAGCGTCCATCGAGACAGGAGCTATCGCTTCATATGGTCTACGCAGCCgtgttgaggctgtcaagggTTGTAGAAATATAGGCAAGAGTGATATGCGCCACAACGATCTGAAGCCCAAGATGCGTGTTGATCCAGAGAGTTATACAGTCGAGGCTGATGGTGAGGTTTGTGTGGCGGCGCCTGCAGAAACTCTACCACTTACACAACAATTCTACGTGTACTAA
- a CDS encoding urease has translation MALGATMLGRRHVLPSVCTTLHEIQVEGTFPSGTYLVTVHNPISSDDGDLRRALYGSFLPVPDNSIFPMAATEDYQLDKQPGAVVPVKTKKITLNEGRKRIRLQVTSTGDRPIQVGSHYHFIETNPQLEFDRIRAYGYRLDIPAGTSVRFEPGDTKTVTLVEIGGNRVIRGGNNLASGVVDLSRADEILARLQEAGYAHKPDPAGDMAHIDVFQMDHASYATMFGPTTGDLVRLGSTDLWIKVERDETVYGDECKFGGGKTLREGMGQATGRHDADTLDLVVTNALIVDWTGIYKADIGVKEGMIVGIGKAGNPDVMDGVTEGMVVGSCTDVVAGEGKIVTAGAIDTHIHFICPQQVPEALASGVTTMLGGGTGPSAGTNATTCTPGAHYMRQMLQACDQLPINIGITGKGNDSSPEGLRDQVNAGACGLKLHEDWGCTPAAIDACLSVCDEFDIQCLIHTDTLNESGFVESTIAAFKNRTIHTYHTEGAGGGHAPDIISVVEHQNVLPSSTNPTRPFTRNTLDEHLDMLMVCHHLSKNIPEDVAFAESRIRAETIAAEDVLHDKGAISMMSSDSQAMGRCGEVVLRTWNTAHKNKVQRGWLPEDEGTGADNARVKRYVSKYTINPAIAQGFGHVIGSIEVGKFADLVLWDPAWFGTKPSHVLKGGHIAYAQMGDPNASIPTVQPIIARPMFSPHCASTSILFVSSASIETGAIASYGLRSRVEAVKGCRNIGKSDMRHNDLKPKMRVDPESYTVEADGEVCVAAPAETLPLTQQFYVY, from the exons ATGGCACTGGGCGCCACGATGCTAGGTCGTCGCCACGTCTTGCCCTCAGTCTGCACGACTCTTCACGAGATTCAAGTCGAAGGTACCTTTCCATCAGGAACATACCTCGTCACAGTCCATAATCCCATCAGCTCAGATGATGGAGATTTGAGGAGAGCTCTATATGGAAGTTTTCTCCCTGTGCCAGACAACAGTATCTTTCCTATGGCTGCGACTGAAGACTATCAACTCGATAAGCAGCCTggtgctgttgttcctgtcaagaccaagaagattACCCTCaatgaaggaagaaagagaattCGTCTTCAGGTAACGAGTACAGGTGATCGACCTATTCAGGTTGGATCTCATTATCATTTCATCGAGACCAACCCGCAGCTTGAATTCGACCGTATTCGTGCTTATGGCTATCGACTCGACATTCCCGCTGGAACATCAGTACGATTCGAGCCCGGAGATACCAAGACTGTTACCCTCGTTGAGATTGGTGGCAACCGTGTTATCCGCGGTGGTAACAACCTTGCATCAGGAGTTGTTGACCTCTCGCGCGCCGACGAAATCCTCGCTCGATTGCAAGAAGCTGGATACGCTCACAAGCCAGACCCTGCCGGCGACATGGCTCACATCGATGTTTTTCAGATGGACCATGCGTCTTATGCGACTATGTTTGGCCCTACAACTGGAGACCTCGTTCGACTCGGCAGCACAGATCTCTGGATTAAGGTCGAGCGCGACGAAACTGTCTACGGTGATGAATGTAAATTCGGTGGTGGTAAAACACTGCGTGAGGGAATGGGTCAAGCGACTGGACGACACGATGCCGACACCCTCGATCTCGTGGTGACTAATGCTCTCATCGTGGACTGGACGGGTATCTATAAGGCAGATATCGGAGTCAAAGAGGGCATGATCGTTGGTATCGGCAAAGCAGGTAACCCAGACGTTATGGATGGCGTAACAGAGGGCATGGTCGTCGGAAGCTGCACAGATGTCGTAGCAGGCGAAGGAAAGATTGTGACCGCGGGCGCTATCGACACGCATATTCACTTTATCTGTCCTCAGCAAGTACCCGAAGCTCTTGCATCTGGTGTGACCACTATGCTTGGCGGTGGTACAGGTCCAAG TGCTGGAACGAACGCAACTACTTGTACGCCTGGTGCTCATTACATGCGTCAGATGTTGCAGGCGTGTGATCAGCTTCCTATCAATATTGGTATTACTGGTAAAGGTAATGATAGTTCTCCTGAGGGTCTGCGCGATCAGGTCAATGCTGGTGCTTGTGGTCtcaagcttcatgaggaCTGGGGCTGCACTCCTGCTGCTATTGACGCTTGTCTCAGTGTTTGTGATGAATTCGATATTCAATGTCTTATTCACACTGACACACTCAATGAGTCTGGCTTTGTCGAATCTACAATCGCTGCTTTCAAGAACCGCACAATTCATACTTATCACACAGAGGGTGCAGGAGGTGGCCATGCTCCCGATATCATCTCCGTGGTAGAGCATCAAAATGTTCTGCCATCATCGACCAACCCTACAAGACCATTCACACGCAACACCCTCGATGAGCATCTCGATATGCTTATGGTCTGTCATCACTTGTCCAAGAACATCCCAGAGGATGTAGCCTTCGCGGAGAGCCGTATCCGTGCTGAAACCATTGCTGCTGAGGATGTATTACATGACAAAGGCGCTATTAGCATGATGAGCTCTGACTCGCAGGCTATGGGCCGTTGCGGAGAGGTCGTTTTAAGAACATGGAATACTGCGCATAAGAATAAGGTGCAGAGGGGTTGGCTGCCGGAGGATGAGGGCACAGGGGCTGATAATGCGCGTGTAAAACGCTATGTCAGCAAGTATACTATCAACCCGGCTATTGCTCAGGGCTTTGGACATGTCATTGGAAGTATTGAGGTTGGCAAGTTTGctgatcttgttctttggGATCCTGCGTGGTTTGGCACCAAGCCCAGCCATGTCCTCAAGGGTGGGCATATCGCATATGCTCAGATG GGTGATCCCAACGCTTCCATCCCAACAGTTCAGCCCATCATTGCTCGTCCGATGTTCTCGCCACACTGCGCCTCTACGAGTATTCTCTTCGTCTCCTCAGCGTCCATCGAGACAGGAGCTATCGCTTCATATGGTCTACGCAGCCgtgttgaggctgtcaagggTTGTAGAAATATAGGCAAGAGTGATATGCGCCACAACGATCTGAAGCCCAAGATGCGTGTTGATCCAGAGAGTTATACAGTCGAGGCTGATGGTGAGGTTTGTGTGGCGGCGCCTGCAGAAACTCTACCACTTACACAACAATTCTACGTGTACTAA